From the genome of Streptomyces sp. NBC_01304:
AATGGCGACGCTCACTGACCGGCCGGAGGGCAAGGACCACTCGCACGCGGATGCGACCGCGCGGCAGGAGATCACGGTCGGCGAACTGGACGACGTACGCCCGGAGGCCTGGTCGCGAGCGGGCGGCGAGTGGGAGGACCTGGCGGCGGCGGCCACCGAGGCCCGGGACCACGTCCAGAACGTGCTGCTCAAGCTGCCGTTCGTCTGGGAGGGCCCCGCCTCCATGATGGCCCGCGTACAACTGACCGCGCTGCACGAGGAATTGACCATCGCGCACCGCGAGTCCAAGGCCGCCGCGGCGACCCTCGACGCGGCGAAGAACGGCTTCCAGCTCGCAGCCACCTGGCTCGACGAGGCCCAGGAGATGGCCAAGGCGAAGGGGCTGACCCTGCACAACAGCGGCGGCGTCACCATCCCCGAGCGGAACTACCCGCGCAACGACCCGGACAGCGCGGGAGCGGCCCGCCAGGACCAGGAGGACGCGGACAGCCTCCTCACCCGCGTGACCGCGGCCCTCAGCTATGCCGCCGACGTCAACGAACACACCGGCTACGAGCTCGAACGCATCAAGAAGGCTGTGGCGTACACCGTCCTGGACGACCAGACCGAGGCCGCGGTCAAGGCGGACACCGAGGGCGCCAAGAACCTGAACCGCGTCTTCTCCGGCGGGGGCGGAGTGCTGCTTCCGCCGCCCGCGCCCGACAAGGGTGCCGGCGACTACAACACCCGCGAGGCCACCGACGAGGACCGCGCCATCAAGAACAAGATGGGCTTCTTCGCCATGGGCTCTCCCGCGGTGCTCGGCGGCCCCCAGTCGGCGAAGCACATGCTGCACTACCTCTCCAACACCGGGGAACCGCTGGACATCGACGTGGACGCGATGATGGACGACCTCCCCGACATGAACCGCGACGTCGAGACCAAGATGGCGGAGAACGCCCCCAATTGGGAGGCCCAGGCACTCGCCGAGTACGAGCGCACCGGAAAGCCGGTGAAGCTGGTCCAGCAGACCGGCTGGCAGGGCTGGACCGCCGACAGGGACCCCGACTGGTACCACGCGGTCGGTTCCTTCCACTACAACACGGTCGCCCAGGTGGAGGTCGTCCCGGGCCCGGACGGCGAGCCCAAGACCACGATCCGCTACCAGACCCATGTGTACGACCGCTACAACTGGGACGCGACCAAGGGCACTCCGGTACCGGCGATGGGCAACGTCTCGGACGCCGAGATGGCGAGGCTCCATCAGTCGGGGCAGGCGAAGGAGTACGACATGGGCGGGCAGAGCGAAGTGCGTACTTGGAACGGGTGAGTGGGGGCCCGCACCGGCGGAGGCCGTTGGCCCAGCTCGAGGAGGACGGCACTAGCCCGTGAGGCTACGCGGCGGACCCCGCCGCATCCCGCCTGTCGCCGGACCTGCTCCGCACCACGGTGTCCTGCTTCCCGACCAGGTACATGCCGTAGGCCAGGAGGCCCACGGTGCAGGCGATTCCGACGACGAGGCGCCAAGCGGCCGAGGGGACGGGAACGGCGAGCATCAGCACGCCGAGCGTCCACAGCAGCAGGACGTTCATCAGGTGGTTCGGGATGCTGAGGAGCCAGCCGGCGTCGAGGTTCAGCAACCGGCCCTCGCCCGACGGGGCAACAGGAACGTGCTGTTCGGCCACCGCCGCTCTCACGGGCTCCTCGTCCTCCGGCGCGATCCCACCCGGGATGAACCAGCCGGCATCACTGATGAACACCGCGCCGGTGCGGTGCGGCCCCTTCCGGCCGCCGTGCCGGTTACGGTCCGGCACCCAGACCAGATGGCCTTCCGCGCCGCCCACCGCGTCCACGTATCGGGCGTTGTCCACCTCGACGCGCAACTGCATGGGGCCCGCGGAAGTGCTCAGACGGATGCGCGCCTTCCCCGACCCATAACCGTCGTACCCGGAAATACCCGCCCGCAGTACCCGTTCGTCACCGCGCAGCCGCCGCGGAAAGCGCTGGTCCCTGCGGCCCGTGAAAGAGGCGAGGAGCAGGCCCGCGAGGAGTACCAGCCACAGCGAACCCAGAATCCCGGTCCACCAGTTGTCCATGGCTCGACCGGTGAGTTCACGGTCGACGCTGGCCCTGTCGTCGTCGCCCACGGCTCCCAGTCCAGGGCGGTCGGGCGCGTAGGCGACGTAGGCAGGCCGGCCGACCTCGGCGGGATCCGACCATTCCGAGCGAAAGTCGACGCGCCGCCCGCTCCCGGACCCATCGGCCGGGGGCAGCGTCACCGTCACCGTGCAGAAGTACGTACTGCCGTTCTTGTGCCGGTCCCTGACGACGTCCCGCACCGACACGACCGGCAGCACCCGCACCACCACGCCCGCCGAAGCGATCTCGGCGGCCTTACCCGTGGGCGTGGGGGTGCCCACCCCGAGAGCGAGCGGCAGGATCAGTGCCATGACTCCGCCGTAGAAGGTCAGGGCCTGCCCGTTCAGCAGCGCGGAGGTGCTCCGCAACCTCGCGGGGAGTTCCTTGGGCCCCTCCTCCAATGTGGTCGATGAGCGGGCGGCCAGGGCGCGATAGACCATCGCAGGGTCCGGGTTGCCCGATGCCCGTCGCAGCACCCACGCGGAGAGGGCGAGGACGGCGAGGACGACCGCGCAGCCCAGCACCAACGCATCACGCAGCGTGGACTTCTCCATGAAGAGCCAGCACCCGAGGAGCAGCGTCACCAGGAAGCCGGCGGACCAGGCCGCCACCCTGCCCAGGAGAATGCCCGGGCCGAGCCTGCGAAGCCCGCCGTCCTTCAAGTCGGTCGTTCGCATTCCGTCCGCACCATTCATCCGAAGTCGCCCACCAGACTCGTGTTCTCAGCGTGCTCACGGAGCCGTCGGGCCGTCTTTCGCTGCCCTTCGTCCAGGTCGTCCTCAAGGCCGTCCGCCTCTTTGAGCCGGTTGCCTGCCGCACCCGTCTCTACGCCCACACGGCTGTTGGTCGCCTCGTCGCGGAGCGCGTTCCGCTGCTCCTGCGTCAGCCCTTCGCCTTCGCCACCGGTCCCGGCGTCGGGCGTCGCTCGGTCGCCACCGTCGCTCGTACCGGCGACTCCGTCCCTGCCGGCGGCTCCGTCCCTGCCGGCGGCTCCGTCCCTACCGGCCGCGCCGGCGCCATCGGCTGCGCCGCCGGAAGCGCCATCCGCTGTGCCGCCGTTCCCGTCGGCTGCCCCGCTGGCGGCTCCCTCTCCGGTGCCGTGCGCCTCCCCGGCCCCCGATCCGTGCGTCAGTCCGCCTCCGGCGCCGCCACCGGCAGCTCCGGCGCCTGCTCCGATCAGCGACTGCGACCAGTCGAACTCATCGTCCCGGTCCGCCCACCAGCCATATGAGTTGGCGGCATCCCCGACGAGACTGCCGCTCGCTCCGCCGACCGCGCCTGTGCCGATCGACTCACCGAGCCCGCGACCGGGCCTGCCGCCGAGAGCAACATCCGCGGCCTTGCCCATCCCTGCCCCGGCGATCCCACCGACCAGGTTGTTCTCCCACTCGGGACCCTTGCCGGTGATCACGCTGGTGGCGACGCCGTTGCCGATCTCGATCGCGGTCCGCCCGACGAACGGACCGCCGTAGCGGACGCCGTACCGCAGCAGCGTGCTCGAGTGCCCTAATGTCCGCAGCTGCTCGAACCAGCGGGCGATCGTGGCCAGGATCCTGCCGAGCCTCGCGGCGGCTGTTGCCGCCTGTCCGGCGAGGCGGGCCGCGTTCGCGGCCCCGGCAGCCGCGGAGAATCCCAGGGTGATGAAGGACGTGGCAACGGAGACTCCGATCGTGACGCCGATCTCCAGGTAGATCTGATGGATCTCACCGTTGATCTCTTCGATCTTGTCCGCTGCCTCGTTGAGACCCTTCTTCGCCTCGTCGAAGCTCGGCTGAGCGTCCTCGACCGACTTCTTGATCTCTTCCCAGTGCTTGACGAAGGCATCGGCGGCCGGCCCTCGCCACTGGTCGCCGTGCACGTCCTTGACGGTCTTGTCCATGTGGACGACGAACTTGTCGAGGGCGTCCCCCATGGCGCCCCAAGCCTTGGCCGCGTCGCGCAGAACGTCCGGCTCGCCGCCGGGGTTGCAGAGCTCGAGTCCGGCTTCGTAGACGGTCTCCGCGACCGACTCGTCACTCACGCGCTCTGCCCCTTGAACAGATCCTCCAGGGCATGCTCGGCGGCTCCGGTGTTGTGGGAGTTGTCGGAGAGTTTGCCGGCGACCTCATAGAGATGGTCCTGCAGGCCCTGGATCGCCTTGGTCATGTGGTCGGCCAAGTCGATGTACGCGGTTGTCACTTCCTCCGACTCCGTCAGGAAGCCGAACCCGTCATGGATGGCCTCGCCGTCCGTCTTCGGCTTGAACTTGGCCAACTGCTCGCCGAGCGCGTCGGCCTCTTTGGTGAAGGCGCCGCTCAACTTCTCGAGCGCGGAGTGGCCGATGTAGAAACCGTCCGGCACAAGATCTCCCTCTGGGTCTCGCCGTGTTGCACGCCGAGCCGGCCTTGCGGCTCCACGCCTCCCGCCGCGCGAACGCCGAACGGAACCGGTGAGTCTGTCAGGGGGCACCCGCTGCTCAGCACGTCAGAGGGTGCCCCGCGCATATCTCCACAAAGGATTACGCTCTGGACCCAGTTCCAGCACGACTGATCCGATTACCGTTCGGTTGGCGCGCACACAGTGCCGTATCAGCGAGGGAGGGGACCTGACGCGGAGGGCCAAGTCCCCCCGCCGACCATCCCGGCCGTCGCGGCCTTCCGACGCCCCAGCACGGCCACCAGTACGCCGCCGATGAGCATCAGCAGACCCGCTCCGGCTGCACCCAACCCCGTGAGCCACAAGCCCTGTTCCATGTTCGGATGCGTCGTCTTAGGTGTTCCGACAGGGGTCGCGAAGTGCTCTGTGCCCTTGTGGCCGATCGGCGCGGTCTTGTCCGCCGGAGGGGAGGCTGCGCGCTTGACCGCCGCGGCGGCATTGATCTGGCCGTACCCGACCTCGGCGTTCCAGCCGCCCGACGGGTGGTGAGCGGTGCGTGTGAGGATGGACCGTACCTGCGCGGGCGTCAGTTTCTGGTTCTTCGAAAGCATCAGGGCCACCACACCGGACGCGAGCGCGGTGGCGGGTGAGGTGCCCTGGATCCGTTCATATCCGCCGGTGTTCTTGGCTCCGGCGATCTCCACTCCGGGCGCGGCCACCTCGTTGTAGGTGTGCACGGTGGAGAAATCAGCGCGCCCCCCACCCCGCTGGGTCGCGGCCACCGCGATGACTCCGGCCAAACCACCAGGTGCAGAAGGCTGGTTGAGCTTGTCGCCGCCATTGCCGGCACCGCCCAGAAGCGTCACACCATGGCTCACCGCGTACCCGACTGCCAGTGCTGTGTCTTCGTCGGCATAGTCGTCGACCTCGCCCGTGCCCAACGACATCGAGATGACGTCGACGCCGTGGTCGACGGCATAGACGATGCCCTTGGCAAGCGGGGTGCCATCCGTCTTCGCCAGGGATCCGTCGTCCCGCTTGTCCTCCTCGGAATTCACCCGGACCGAGAGGATCTTGGCCTTGGGCGCGACCTTGAGGATGTCCGAGGCCATGTGTGTTCCGTGGTAACCCCATTCGGGGCTCGACGGGGTGATAGTGCCCTTACGGAAGTCGGGCCCGGTGGTGATCTTTCCCTTGACCGCGGGATGGTCGGCCACGACCCCGGTGTCCAGGAGCCCCACCGTGACACCCTCGCCCTGGGCGTCACGCTGCGCCGCCGCCAGACCCAGGGCGTCCGCCTCCCACCCTCGGGGCGTGCCGGCCGCATGGGCAGGGGCCACCGCCAGCGCGCAGAGCAGTCCGCTGAGCGCGGCCGTCGCGAAGGCTGTCGTGGTACGTCGTCGCTCAGTCATCGGCCCCACTCAACTGCAGGTCTTCCAGGTGGTTTTTGAACATTCGGGTGAGGAGCTCCGCCTCGGCGAAGTAGGACGTACGGTCCGCATGGATCTCGTCGTCATCGTCGCCCCACTCGCCGGGCAGGGTTGCCGCGATACGGCCGTCCACCGAGCCTGTGGTGGCGGCCACCGCATAGGGGAGATGTTCCGCTGTGGGAGCTTCCAGAGCGGCGCCGTTGCGCCCGTCCTTCCAGTGCGCCGCGAGGGTGCCCGGCACGGAAAACGGCACCACGGCACCGGCATTGCCGCCCAGGTCCTCGAAAGCCTGGGCCAGCTGCTGCTTCTTGGTCTCGGCCCCGGGCAGGACGACGATCGCGACCGTAGCCACCATGTTTCCGCTGGGGTCCACGTAAGTGGCGCGCAGTACGGCCTTGCAACCCAGCTCCTGGGCCGACTTCAGGGTCTGCCCGTCCAGGCCCTTGTCGCAGGTGGTGTCGGGCGAGATGCCGAGACGGTGCCACATCGCGTACTTCGGGTTGGTGAGGTCACCAATGCGCGAGTCTCGATTGCCGATGGTGGCCGGGAAGACGCGGTCCGGCGACTCGTCGCTCCACACAGCCTCGCCATACTCAGGATTGGCAAGCGGCTGCTGGCTGTTGCTGTAGGCGTGCGCAGCGAGGGCGCCTCCCCCTGCAAGTACCAGCACCCCGAAGAGGCCGAGCAGTGAGCCCACGACCATGCGGGCCGTGCGCCCGCCGTTGCCGTTCGGAGCCCGAGGGGGGACAGGGGCAGTCACGGGCGGCATGACCGGCGGCTGTGGCTGCTGCTGCGGAGGCACGTTGGTCATTGGGGGCGGGGAACCTGGCACTTGCTGCCAACTCCCGTGCTGAGGCGGCTGCCCGTACGGGTTACCGCTCCCCGGCGGCGTCGGATAGGACATGGGTTCCCTCTCGCGCGTTCCTCTGGCGAGGGGCACGGTGCGCGGTCCGGTCACACGCAACGCAAGGTCGTCATCTCCGCCGGCCTGCGAGCAAATGCGTTCTGCAGGGTCAGCCGGGGCGACTCTCGCATCTTCTGATACGCCCTCCCCGTTAGTCACACAAGACCTTATGGCCTTCGCGAACGCAAGGCGGACCAGGGGTCGTACGGGTTCCGTGCAGGAATTGTGATCGGACGGAGAGCCGTCATGGCTTCGCAAGTGCACGCTCATGCGGAGCGCAGGGGCGTGCAGGACGAAGGATGCCCCTCAGCGCCTCGGCGGCAGAATGCGTACATCCCCCGTCCCGGTCGATCTCGCCCAGGAAAGGGGATGCGTGTGCGATGCGCCGCCGGCCTCGGGGTGGCGGCGGCCGGGGAGCACAGCGTGCCGGCCGGAGCCAACCAGCCCGGCCGACACGGAACTTACTGGCCCTGCCCCCCATACGGGTTGTGCTGCTGCGGGGCCTGCCCCGGAGGGGTCGGGTACTGCTGGCCCTGCGCTGCGGTGGGGTAAGGCTGGTTCTGGTTCGGCGGGTAGCCCATGCCGCCGCCGGGGCCACCGGGGCCGGGGCCGCCGCCGCCTCGGTTTCGGCGGGTGCGCATTACGGCGAAGATGATGCCGCCGACGATCACTACAGCTGCGATGCCTCCGATGATGAGAGGCAAAGGCAGGCCGCTGGAGGAAGAGTCCTTCTCCTTGGCCTGAGTTGAACCGTCATCGCCGCCTGCGGAGGCGCCGCCCGCCTTGGATTCGGTACCTGACGGGAGCTGCTCCAAGGGGCCCTCCTTGGGGCCCTTCGGGATGTCCATCGTGAGCGCCTTATTGGGGCGGATGATCCCGTAGCCGTACTCCTCGTCGGGAGCTGTCAGACCCTTATGGCCGAGGAAAGAAGCCGACTTGACGAGGCGGTTGATCACTTGCCCCGCAGTGAGATCAGGGTACTTAGCCCGGACTAGTGCGGCGGTGGCTGATACGAGGGCTGTGGCATCTGAGGTTCCGCTGGCAATACCGTAACCCTGCGCCCTGGTCTTATTCGCAGCCAAGATATCGACACCTGGGGCAGTCAATGTCACTTGCTTGCCAGTTGCGGAGCTCTCCCAGAGGTTGGCCTCTTTATCCACGGCACCGACGGCCACAACGCCGGGCAACGCCGCCGGTTCTGCAACGCCACCGCCATGATTCCCTGTTGCCGCAACAACAATCACGTCACGCTGTTGGGCATAAGCAATCGCCTCGCGGCCGTCAGATCCAGTCTTACTGTACTCATCACCGAAAGACAGATTGATAACCTTGGCCCCTTTGTCCACGGCATATCGAACCGCAGGCGCCCAGGTCTCATCCAGGTTCTTATCGGCCTTCCCCTGAAGGGTACGCAAAGGCAAGATCTTCGCCTTTGGCGCAAATCCAATCATGCCGGAGGAATTTCCTGGACCGTGACCATGTGCAGCGATAAGGCTCGCCATTCTAGTGCCATGCCCAATTTTGTCTTCCTGGGCATCCCCACCGCCTGTGTAGTCCCTGCCTTCGAGGACCTGGCCACGCAGGTCTGGATGACTTCCATCCACACCTGAGTCAATGACGGCAACCGTGACGCCCTCACCCTGAGATTGCGCCCAGGTGTCCTTCATTTTGAATACGTCCAGGACCCACTGTTGGTCCCGGACATAATCAGCCGAGGCAGTCGGTGCTGAAGTGAGGAGCAAGGCTCCTGTCAACGCCACGACTCCCGCCGTGGACCAGACTCGCTTGGCACCCAATTCCCTGCTCCTCACTCAACTGCGACTGGTTCCGCCAGTCTTCATACAGGCGAGCCGCACGGATCTTCCGTGCGGCTCGCTCACGTGTGCCTACTCGATGTTGCGCGGCACGTTCCGGTTGCGGTCCTCTTCAGAGATCCAGGTCTCCTCGTCCTCGACCAACCAGTCGGGACGCTCGCCCCCGTTCTCCTCTTCCCCACGACGGTTGCCACCGCGACCACCCATGCCGCCAGCGCCGCCCATCATGCCACCGCGCTGTGAACCGCCACGGCTGCCGTGCAGACCCGAGCCACTGCCCGCACCCTTGCCGGCGATGCCCTTGGCTGCACCAACGACACCGCCGCGCGCCTTGGCCAGAGCTCCACGGCCACCGGCACCGGCACCGCCGCGGCCAGCAGCACCGGCACCGGCTCCACCGCCCATGCCGCCCATGCCAGCGCGGCCAGCACCATTACGGCCGGCTCCGGAGCCGCCCAGGCCTCCGGCTCGTCCACCGCCGGCGCCCGGGATACCGAGTCCACCGCGACCGCCGCCCTTACCGAGACCACCGCCACCACTGGGAACCATCACGCCAGGGCCTGCTCCGCCGCCGGGGCCTGTCCCACCCCCACCACCGATGGGTCCAGGCCCACCCGTGCCAGGGCCCGGCCCAGTCAGGCCGGGCTTGATGCCGTCCACGTTCGTACCAGTCGAGGGCGGCAGCTGTGAGCCTCCCGTGATGCCCTTGGGTCGCGGAACGGCAGGAGCCTGATCAACGCCCTTGGGCGGGCCTGCGCTCCACGGCTTGGGACCCGAGCCCACAGCGCCTGGCCGGGATGCGCCTCCTGTGCCACCAGGCACTACAGGCGGTGGGATCTCGACGTTGCGATTGGGCTCCTTGATGTTGCCTTCGCCATCATCTTGGATCGGGTTGTTCTTGAGATTCCGCGTGACCCGCATGTACTGGGCCCCGAGATTCTCCATGACGGCAACGCCGTTGAGCTGTGCTTCCCGGCTCGCACCGATCTTGCCCTCATTGATCTGCGCCACTTCTGCAGTGGTCAGCTTGCGGTCCTTGAGGTCATTGGCCGTCGATGAGCCGTCATCCCACTGCCAGTCGGAGAGAGCGTCACCAACCTTCGCCCAGCCACTGGGCTCCTTGATGTCATCCAACTGTGCTTTGTAGGTGCGCAGCTGAGTAGCGGCATCGGTCATCTGACCACTATTCAGGTCAGCATGCCAGGCGGCATTCCTGACGCTCTGCGAGATGGTTCGCGCCTTCTTGGCGAAGGACGTGGCAGCTTCCCCGCCCCAGTGCTCCAAGACATCGTTAACTGCCTTGTCCAACAGGCCAGCGATCCCCTCGCCGTCCTTGCCTCCGGCGAGGATCTCCTTGACCTTGCCCCAGTGGCGGCCAACCTCCTCGATCGCACCCGGGTTTGTACCGTCAAGCATCTGCTTGAGTTCCTTGAGCGGGTACTGAATGAAGTCGGTCTTCGTCTCCGGGCGTCCTGTGGTGCAGGTTGCGCCCTCGATTACTGGCGGCTTCGGCTGTCCATTTTCACCGGCCATTTTGAACCCTTCCCCTCAACAGGTGATGCTTGATCGGACTGCTAATCCCACTTGTTTCCGCTCGGCCCCCCAGAGTCACCACCCATTTGATTCCTGTTCGCGTACTCCTGCTCGGTGTACTTGTCCTTGACCTTGGAGGTGCTCTTACCGAACTGGTCAATCAATCCGTGCAGCCCTTTGATCGCGCTCTCCAGGCTGGTCTTCATGTCCTTGTGCGCCATGTGGAGGTCGGACGCCTCCATGAAGTTGCAGTTCGCGCCGAATGCCCCGGACGGAATCTCCGTCGAGTACCGCGACGTCTCCCCCGCCTTGTCCATGTCGTCCAGCAACGTCCAGAGCTTCCGGATGACCTCGTCCAGTGCGCTCAGATCAACCCGCATGCCGTCACTCATACCCCGTGTCCTCTCCCCTGTTTCCCAATTTCTCCGCGCCCGCCCAAGCGGCGCAATTGACGCAAATACCTAGAAGAACGCC
Proteins encoded in this window:
- the mycP gene encoding type VII secretion-associated serine protease mycosin gives rise to the protein MKDTWAQSQGEGVTVAVIDSGVDGSHPDLRGQVLEGRDYTGGGDAQEDKIGHGTRMASLIAAHGHGPGNSSGMIGFAPKAKILPLRTLQGKADKNLDETWAPAVRYAVDKGAKVINLSFGDEYSKTGSDGREAIAYAQQRDVIVVAATGNHGGGVAEPAALPGVVAVGAVDKEANLWESSATGKQVTLTAPGVDILAANKTRAQGYGIASGTSDATALVSATAALVRAKYPDLTAGQVINRLVKSASFLGHKGLTAPDEEYGYGIIRPNKALTMDIPKGPKEGPLEQLPSGTESKAGGASAGGDDGSTQAKEKDSSSSGLPLPLIIGGIAAVVIVGGIIFAVMRTRRNRGGGGPGPGGPGGGMGYPPNQNQPYPTAAQGQQYPTPPGQAPQQHNPYGGQGQ
- a CDS encoding S8 family peptidase gives rise to the protein MTERRRTTTAFATAALSGLLCALAVAPAHAAGTPRGWEADALGLAAAQRDAQGEGVTVGLLDTGVVADHPAVKGKITTGPDFRKGTITPSSPEWGYHGTHMASDILKVAPKAKILSVRVNSEEDKRDDGSLAKTDGTPLAKGIVYAVDHGVDVISMSLGTGEVDDYADEDTALAVGYAVSHGVTLLGGAGNGGDKLNQPSAPGGLAGVIAVAATQRGGGRADFSTVHTYNEVAAPGVEIAGAKNTGGYERIQGTSPATALASGVVALMLSKNQKLTPAQVRSILTRTAHHPSGGWNAEVGYGQINAAAAVKRAASPPADKTAPIGHKGTEHFATPVGTPKTTHPNMEQGLWLTGLGAAGAGLLMLIGGVLVAVLGRRKAATAGMVGGGTWPSASGPLPR
- a CDS encoding WXG100 family type VII secretion target, with translation MSDESVAETVYEAGLELCNPGGEPDVLRDAAKAWGAMGDALDKFVVHMDKTVKDVHGDQWRGPAADAFVKHWEEIKKSVEDAQPSFDEAKKGLNEAADKIEEINGEIHQIYLEIGVTIGVSVATSFITLGFSAAAGAANAARLAGQAATAAARLGRILATIARWFEQLRTLGHSSTLLRYGVRYGGPFVGRTAIEIGNGVATSVITGKGPEWENNLVGGIAGAGMGKAADVALGGRPGRGLGESIGTGAVGGASGSLVGDAANSYGWWADRDDEFDWSQSLIGAGAGAAGGGAGGGLTHGSGAGEAHGTGEGAASGAADGNGGTADGASGGAADGAGAAGRDGAAGRDGAAGRDGVAGTSDGGDRATPDAGTGGEGEGLTQEQRNALRDEATNSRVGVETGAAGNRLKEADGLEDDLDEGQRKTARRLREHAENTSLVGDFG